A DNA window from Mesotoga sp. BH458_6_3_2_1 contains the following coding sequences:
- a CDS encoding ABC transporter permease, translating into MDRRSINLKIGIVLISLLFSMMIVSLFYTPFSVTEINREERFSPPSGRHLLGTDNFGRDVLSRIMKASQTAFFVGLVAVSIGTLFGVTIGAVSGYFGGMVDEIIMRFIDAMMAFPSILLALMFVSVFGVGLRNTIVAIGIMSIPSFARITRSGFIQHKELDYVRSAKVKGVSNLRIMFRHILPNVLSPIVVAASMGFSNAVLAEAALSYLGLGIQPPNPSWGRMLSESQVFITVSPWYAIAPGIFITLLVLGFNFLGDGIRDMREKRE; encoded by the coding sequence ATGGACAGGAGGAGCATAAATCTCAAAATTGGAATTGTATTGATATCTCTTCTGTTCTCAATGATGATTGTGAGTTTGTTTTACACGCCATTTTCAGTAACGGAAATCAACAGGGAAGAGCGTTTTTCACCTCCGTCAGGCCGCCACCTTTTGGGTACAGACAATTTCGGAAGAGATGTGCTTAGCAGGATCATGAAAGCTTCTCAGACGGCCTTTTTTGTGGGATTGGTTGCAGTTTCTATCGGAACTCTCTTTGGAGTAACGATCGGTGCCGTGTCAGGTTATTTCGGTGGAATGGTCGATGAGATAATCATGAGATTCATCGATGCGATGATGGCCTTCCCCAGCATTCTCCTTGCACTGATGTTCGTTTCAGTCTTTGGGGTGGGTCTAAGAAACACGATAGTCGCAATAGGTATTATGTCAATTCCTTCATTTGCCAGGATCACAAGAAGTGGCTTTATCCAGCATAAAGAGCTGGATTACGTAAGGAGTGCAAAGGTAAAAGGAGTCTCAAACCTGCGTATCATGTTCAGACACATTTTGCCTAATGTGCTTTCCCCAATTGTAGTCGCAGCATCTATGGGTTTTTCAAATGCGGTTCTGGCCGAAGCGGCGCTCAGCTATCTTGGACTTGGAATTCAGCCGCCCAATCCCAGCTGGGGAAGAATGCTGAGTGAGTCTCAGGTCTTCATAACCGTCAGCCCCTGGTACGCGATAGCACCTGGAATCTTTATCACGCTTCTTGTGCTGGGCTTCAATTTTCTCGGAGATGGGATTCGGGACATGAGAGAGAAGAGAGAATAG
- a CDS encoding ABC transporter permease: MYVYVKKLFAMVFTVLLVSLIAFVAFEVIPGNPALSRLGVDAEESQFEALSAELGLDDPLEERLSRWIRGLLTGDLGTSMRYSVPVSDLIFDRIPVTLSLAVMAMMFITLIGIPLGIVSAKYGHRLPGILISMISQIGMAIPSFWSGIILMYIFGIVLRWVSPGGYVPWSEDAVGAFKSLLLPAIAIALPSIASIIRYTRNSVMDQMKSDYVQLALSKGLNMNSVLYKHVLKNSLIPIITVLGMIAANILGGSIVIEQVFTLPGLGRLLINAISTRDLPLVQGMVLYIAFIIVIINFLIDIVYTVIDPRIRLGARG; the protein is encoded by the coding sequence GTGTATGTATATGTGAAGAAACTCTTTGCCATGGTTTTTACAGTGCTTCTGGTTTCGCTCATAGCTTTTGTGGCCTTCGAGGTGATCCCCGGAAATCCTGCACTGTCGAGACTTGGCGTAGACGCTGAAGAATCGCAATTCGAAGCTCTTTCAGCCGAATTGGGACTGGACGATCCTCTCGAAGAGAGGCTTTCAAGGTGGATTAGGGGTCTTCTGACTGGCGACCTTGGTACTTCTATGAGATACTCAGTCCCAGTATCTGATCTGATTTTTGACAGGATACCGGTAACTCTTTCGCTGGCGGTTATGGCCATGATGTTCATTACTCTAATCGGAATTCCTCTAGGAATAGTCAGTGCAAAATATGGTCACAGACTTCCCGGCATTTTGATCTCTATGATCTCACAGATCGGAATGGCCATCCCTTCTTTCTGGAGCGGGATAATCTTGATGTACATATTTGGAATTGTCCTCCGCTGGGTTTCACCTGGAGGGTACGTCCCTTGGAGCGAGGATGCCGTAGGAGCTTTCAAGTCTCTGCTGCTCCCCGCCATCGCAATTGCCCTTCCGTCAATTGCTTCGATCATAAGGTATACGAGAAACTCCGTAATGGATCAGATGAAGAGCGACTACGTACAGCTGGCCCTATCGAAGGGTTTGAACATGAACTCTGTGTTGTACAAGCATGTACTGAAGAACTCCCTCATTCCGATCATTACAGTCCTCGGTATGATAGCGGCAAACATTCTTGGAGGTTCCATTGTGATCGAACAGGTTTTCACGCTCCCCGGTCTTGGAAGACTGTTGATAAATGCGATCTCAACCCGAGACCTGCCTCTCGTCCAGGGGATGGTGCTGTACATTGCGTTTATAATTGTGATCATCAACTTCCTGATAGACATTGTTTATACCGTAATCGACCCTCGAATCAGATTGGGTGCACGAGGATAA
- a CDS encoding ABC transporter substrate-binding protein: MRKILVIITLFFITVTSLLSQKIVVAVMQDPDFLDPHRAAASGTYEMMFNVFEGLLKPDSNGSVVPAVAEDYHISDDGLTYTFTLRSGVKFHNGSEVTVDDVLYSLKRLKGNNQERGLSSDFEKFVSKIEAVDEKTIKVELNTLNTDFLEKFIIAIIPANNDNHELNPIGTGPFKFVKYQPGQRLVIEKFDEYWNPKLPIVDEVEFRIIPDNQAAIMSFMAGEVQILPRLDAIQAMVLGNRFNLITAEQNMVQLMAMNHAVSPFDDIRVRRAINHAVDKDEIIEIVAGGYGTKLGSNMSPIMSRYYLEGLEDYYETSLVRSRQLLSEAGYLDGFKTKITVPSNYQFHIDTAQIIVEQLKRVGIEAEIELVEWSVWLDKVYTSREYELTIIGLTGKLSAYDILRRYISDYPRNFYNYFNSEYDRVVKMAIERTDIEEKASLFKQAQRILTEDAAAVYIMDPNFIVALAPDLFGYKVYPLYVQDMSTLYYR, encoded by the coding sequence ATGAGAAAGATTCTCGTGATAATCACGCTTTTTTTCATTACAGTGACCAGTTTGCTATCTCAAAAAATCGTGGTCGCAGTGATGCAAGATCCCGATTTTCTTGATCCACATAGAGCGGCTGCTTCGGGGACTTACGAAATGATGTTCAACGTATTTGAGGGTCTCCTCAAACCCGACTCGAATGGAAGTGTTGTTCCGGCCGTGGCCGAGGATTACCATATATCGGATGATGGCCTGACCTATACTTTTACGTTAAGAAGCGGCGTTAAATTCCATAACGGATCTGAGGTTACTGTCGACGATGTTCTGTACTCTCTGAAAAGGCTGAAAGGAAACAATCAGGAAAGGGGCCTTTCATCAGACTTCGAAAAATTCGTCTCAAAGATCGAAGCGGTAGACGAAAAGACAATAAAGGTGGAACTCAATACCCTGAACACCGACTTTCTCGAGAAGTTCATCATTGCGATCATTCCCGCAAATAATGACAACCATGAACTCAACCCGATCGGAACGGGACCGTTCAAATTTGTCAAGTATCAGCCGGGCCAAAGGCTTGTAATAGAGAAATTTGACGAATACTGGAACCCCAAACTGCCAATAGTGGATGAAGTCGAATTCAGGATAATTCCCGACAACCAGGCTGCTATCATGAGTTTCATGGCAGGTGAAGTTCAGATACTTCCAAGACTCGACGCAATTCAGGCAATGGTTCTGGGTAATCGGTTCAACTTAATAACTGCAGAACAAAACATGGTCCAGTTGATGGCAATGAACCATGCGGTCAGCCCTTTTGACGACATTAGAGTCAGGAGGGCGATTAATCACGCTGTGGACAAGGACGAAATAATAGAAATCGTAGCTGGCGGGTACGGAACAAAGCTCGGCTCAAACATGTCTCCAATAATGAGCAGATATTATCTGGAGGGTCTCGAGGATTATTATGAAACCAGTTTGGTAAGGTCAAGGCAACTTCTTTCTGAGGCAGGGTATCTTGACGGCTTCAAGACAAAGATTACGGTACCTTCGAACTACCAGTTCCATATAGATACGGCTCAGATAATTGTCGAACAGCTTAAAAGAGTTGGCATAGAAGCCGAAATAGAGCTGGTAGAATGGAGTGTATGGCTGGACAAGGTCTATACGTCAAGAGAGTACGAATTGACAATAATTGGTCTTACTGGGAAACTAAGCGCGTACGATATTTTGAGGCGGTACATTTCCGATTATCCGAGGAACTTCTACAACTACTTCAACAGCGAATACGATCGAGTGGTCAAAATGGCCATTGAGAGAACTGACATTGAAGAGAAGGCCTCTCTATTCAAGCAGGCACAGAGAATCCTCACAGAAGATGCTGCGGCGGTTTACATAATGGATCCCAACTTCATTGTGGCACTTGCTCCCGATCTATTTGGGTACAAGGTTTATCCACTGTACGTACAGGATATGTCAACTCTTTATTACCGTTAG